The Amycolatopsis umgeniensis DNA segment CTTCGCGCGCACCGGCTCGGTGAGCAGCAGCTCGCGGCACGGCGGCGCGCTGACGTGCTGGATCTCCCCCGGCAGCGACCGCTGGTCGGACACCGCGAACGCGCGGATCTCGCTGACCTCGTCGCCCCAGAACTCGACCCGCACCGGATGCTGCGCCGTCGGGCCGAACAGGTCGAGGATGCCGCCGCGCACGGCGAACTCGCCGCGCTTCTCGACCATGTCCACCCGCGTGTACGCGAGCTCGACCAGCTGCTCCAACAGCCCTTCGAAGCTCTGTTCCTCGCCGACGACCAGGTCGATCGGCGCGAGCGAACCGAGCCCCGGAGCCATCGGCTGGATGAGGCTGCGGACGGTCGCGACGACGACGCGCAGGCCGTCCGCTCCGGTCTTGAGGCGATGCAGCACCTCCAGCCGTCTTCCGACCGTGTCCGCCCGAGGCGACAGCCGCTCGTGCGGCAGCGTCTCCCAGGACGGGAAGTCGACGACGGCGTCTTCGCCGAGGAACGACTTCAGCGAAGCTGTCAGCTCGTCGGCCTCGCGGCCGGTGGCGGTCACCGCGAGCACGGGGCGGCCGGCGCCCTCGTTTGCGGCGAGGGCACCGGCGACCAGCTGGCGGGTGGCGATCGCGCCCTGCAGTTCGAGCACCGGGGCACCGGCCCGCTCGACGACCCCGCGAAGGGCCGGATCGGGAAGGATGGAATGAAGGAGTCCGGACAATGGAGCGTTTGTCACCGTCCCAGCCTACGTGGGGGCACCGACAGTCCGCCGCGCGATTACCTGGGCAGGGCTTCGACCACCTTCGGAAGCTGCTCGTCGAACTCCGCCGGTTCCTGCGTCGCGATCCGGATCAGGACGTGTTCGGCGCCCGCGTCCTCGTATTCGCGAAGCCTCGCCGCGACCTCTTCACGACTGCCCGCGATCTGCACTTGGATCTTCTCGACGAAGTCCAGCGGAACTCCGTAATTGCGCTGCGCGTAGTCCTCCAGCCGCTCGCGTGCCCGGATCGGGTCGTCCTCGATGAGCACTGTCGCGAACAACGCGGGCGTCACAGGGCGTACGGCTGCTTCGCGGATCTTCGCGAGGCCATCGGCGTAGTCCGAGACGTCGGGCGGATACGGCAGCCAACCGTCGTAAAGCCGTCCGGCGCGCTCCAGCGCTCCCGGCGTGAACGCGGCCAGCCACACCGGCGGACCACCGGGAGTGTGCGGCTCCGGGTACTCCGGAAGGGTGTCGTAATCCAGCACTTCGCCGTGGAACGGGCCGCTCTTCCCGCTCCACACGTGCCGCCACAGCGCGACGATGTCGTCGAGCCGGGCGCGGCGGCGTTCCCAGGGGACACGGGTGAAGGCGAATTCGGGTTCGCTGCGGCCCGCGAATCCCGCACCGACGCCGAGCGTGATCCGGCCCTGGCTGAGCAGGTCGAGCGAAAGGATCGTGTTCGCGGAAAGGAGCGGATCCCGCAGTGCCGGGAGCAGCGCGGCGGTGCCGAGGGTGACCCGTTCGGTTCTGGCGGCGAAAGCGCCGAGCAACGTCAAGGGGTCGATGGGCGCCTTCGCGAGGGTGTCGCCGACCCAGACCGAATCGAGGCCGAGGCGTTCGGCTTCGACCGCGACGGCGACCATTTCCGGCGCGGTGCGCCCGGCGTCGAGGATGGACCGATAAGTGGGGACGACCAGACCGAATTTCATGCCACGAGCATCTCCGCGCCGGGGAATCGTCTCAATTCCTTCGAGGGAATAGCGGTGTCACCGGCGCCTCGGCCAAGATGACGACCATGGTTTCCGGATTCGGCCCCGCGCTGCGGGGCTGGCGCGAGCGGCGGCGGCTGTCCCAGCTGGAACTGGCATTACGGGCCGGAACCACGCAACGGCACGTGAGTTTCCTGGAAGGCGGCCGGTCGATCCCCGGCCGCGGTCTGGTGCTGCGCGTCGCCGAATCGCTCGAACTCCCCCTGCGGGAACGCAACGGCCTGCTGCTGGCGGCCGGGTTCGCCCCGGGCTTCCCCGAAACGGCGCTGGACGACCCCCGGCTGCTGCCGGTCCTCGACGGCATGAGGCGGTTGCTCGACGGCCATCGGCCGTATCCGGCCATCGTGGTCGACCGCTACGGCGTGCTCGTCGCCCGCAACGACGCGCTCGACCTGCTCTTCGAGGACGTCGCACCGGAACTGCTGGAAGAACCGGTCAACACCCTGCGGCTCGCCCTGCATCCGAAGGGGATGGCGCCGCGCGTACGGAACCTCGCGGACTGGGCACGGCACATCCTGGAACGGCTGACGCAGGAGATCGCGCACGCGCCCGACGAGCGGCTCACCGCATTGCTGGCCGAACTCGAAAGTTACGTTCCGGAGCCGGGGCCGCCCGGCCCGGACCATCTCGGGTTCGCCGTCCCGATGCGGCTGTCCACTTCGGCGGGCGAACTGCGGTTGATCACGGCCATCACGACGTTCGCGACCGCCGCCGACGTGACGGTGTCGGAACTGAAACTGGAGACGTTCCTGCCCGCCGACGCCGAAACCGCCGCGATCCTCACCGGATGACCGGTTCGTTCCTCGCGGGCGATTGGCGACGATGGCATGCTGATGCCATGCGCACTACCACCGTCGCCGCGTTCGCCTCACTGTTCTTGCTGGTCACAGCCTGTTCGGGGGCGTCGAGCGAAACGGTGCAGAGCGCGCCGCCGGTCACCTCGAAGCCCTCTGTGACGAAACTGAAGGTCGAGCAGGTGACAGCCGGGCTCGAACACGGCTGGGACGTCGGCTTCCTGCCGGACGGGAAGATCCTCGTCACCCAGCGCCCCGGGAAGCTGGCCCTGGTCGAGGGCGGCACGAAACGCGACGTCACGGCCGACTTCTCCGACGTCCACGTGCGCGGCGAGGGCGGCTTGATGGGGATGGTGATCAGCAAGGACTTCGCGACTTCGCGCGAGTTCATCACCTGCCAGACCCACAAAGAAGGCGACAAGGCCGTCGACATCCGGCTGGTCACCTGGCGGCTTTCCGAGGACGGCGCGAGCGCCTCGAAGGTCAAGGACCTGCTGACCGGATTGCCGGTCAACTCCAGCGGCAGGCACTCAGGATGCCGTCCCGCGTTCGGCGCGGACGGCGCGCTGCTCGTCGGCACCGGCGACACCGCCCGCCCGCAGCACCCGCAGGACCGCAAGAGTCTGGGCGGCAAGGTGCTGCGCGTCGACGCGAAGACCGGGAACCCGTTGCCGGACAACCCGTTCATCTCGTCGGCGGACCCGAACGAACAGCGCGTGTTCACCTACGGGCACCGCAACGTCCAGGGCGTCACGGTCCGGCCGGGCACCGGGCAGGTGTTCACCGCCGAGCACGGTCCGACCATCGACGACGAGGTCAACCTGGAACGCGCCGGAAGCAACTACGGCTGGGATCCGTCCAAGGGCGGTACCGAAACCCAGTACGACGAAGGCGTCCCGATGACCGACACGCAACGGTTCCCGGACGCCGTCAGTCCTTTGTGGACGACCGGCGAGATCACCGAAGCGATCTGTGGCGCCGAGTTCCTCACCGGATCGCAGTGGGGCGCGCTCGAAGGCTCCCTCGCCGTGACGGCGTTGAAGGGGCAGAAGTTGCTGCTGTTCCGCCTCGACGAAGCGGGCAAGGTCACCGAAGTGACCCTGCCCCCGGAGTTCGACGACAAGTTCGGCAGGCTGCGCGCCGTCCGCAGCGCACCGGACGGCGCCCTCTACGTCACGACATCGGAAGGCGAGGACGACAAACTGCTGCGCGTCACCCCCGGTACCTAGCTCCCGAAGTACGCGCCGCCGTTGACGTGGACGACCTGGCCGGTGACGTGCCGCGCGGCCGGACTCGCCAAGAACGCCACCACTTCGGCGACGTCCTCGGGTGCACCGGCGCGTTTCGTCAGCGTGTTGTCGACGAGCCAGGCCCTGCGCTCGTCGCTGAGCTTGCCGTTGAAGAACTCGGTGTCCCCGACCAGTCCGGGCGCGACGACGTTCGCGGTGATCCCCCGCGGCCCGAATTCCCTTGCCACATCGACGTTCCACGCTTCCAGCGCGGCCTTGGCGGCACCGTAGGAACCGGCTCCGGAGTGCGCGGCGATGGAGCCGATGGTGACGATCCGCGCGCCGTCGGCGAGCCTGTCCCGCAAGGCGCGGGTGACCAGGACGGCACTGAACACGTTCGCGTCCAGATTGGCCTGCCAGTTCGCGGCGAAGGCCTTCAGGTCTCCGGCGGGCCCGTTGCGGAAATCGGTGTTCCCGCCCGCGTTGTTGACCAGGACGTCGACGCGCTCCGGCAGCTCGGCCAGCGCCCGTTCCACCGCGTCCGGGTCGGCCGCGTCGAACGGGACCGGGTTCGCGCCGAGCAACGTGGCGGCCTCGCCGAGGACCTGCTCGCGGCGGCCGGTGATCGTCACCCGCTCGCCCAGCGCGGCGAACGCCGCCGCGACCGCGTAGCCGATTCCCGTTCCACCACCGGTGATCACGACTTCTCTCTGTGTCCCCATGCCTCCAGCATAGGGACAACTAAGCTCCCGGCATGACGAAGATCGACCCGGCGACGACAGCGCTCGTCTTGATCGACCTCCAGACGCGGATCGTCGCGTTGGAGACTGTCCCGCTCGAAGGCACCGAAGTCGTTTCGAACGCCGTTCTGCTGCGTGACGCCTTCAGCGCGGCCGGCTCGCCGGTCATCCACGTGCGGGCACACCGGCCGTACGTCAAGGAGCAGCCGCCCGGCAGTGAACTGGTCGCCGAACTGACGCCTCGCGAGGGCGAGCATCTGATCACCAAGCACACGATCGGCGCGTTCTACGCCACCGGACTCGACGAACTCCTGCGCGGGCTGGGCGTGAAGACGCTGGTGCTCGGCGGGATCGCCACGGAGTACGGCGTCGAATCGACACTGCGTGCCGCGACCGACCACGGCTACGAGACCATCGCCGTTTCGGACGCGATGGCCGGGATCGCCGCGATCTCCCACGAATCGGCGATCACGAAGGTGTTCCCGAGGCTGGGTGAAGTCCTCACGACCGCCGAGACCGCCGCGGCGCTGGGCTGAACCATGATCGACAAGATCGCGTGGCTCCACCTGGTCGACGGCCGGGTCCTGTGCGCCCGCTCGCGCGGCAAGTCCCTGTTCTACCTACCCGGCGGCAAACGAGAACCCGGCGAAACCGACACGGAGACCCTCGTCCGCGAAATTCGCGAGGAACTGGCCGTCGAGATCGCCCCGGCGAGCGCCCGGCCCGCCGGGACCTTCGAAGCGCAGGCCGACGGGCACGCGCAGGATGTGCTGGTCCGGACGACCGCCTACACCGCCGAGTACACCGGGACGCTCACGGCCAGCAGCGAAATCGACGAGATCGCCTGGCTCGGTCACGTAGA contains these protein-coding regions:
- a CDS encoding isochorismatase family protein; amino-acid sequence: MTKIDPATTALVLIDLQTRIVALETVPLEGTEVVSNAVLLRDAFSAAGSPVIHVRAHRPYVKEQPPGSELVAELTPREGEHLITKHTIGAFYATGLDELLRGLGVKTLVLGGIATEYGVESTLRAATDHGYETIAVSDAMAGIAAISHESAITKVFPRLGEVLTTAETAAALG
- a CDS encoding LLM class flavin-dependent oxidoreductase codes for the protein MKFGLVVPTYRSILDAGRTAPEMVAVAVEAERLGLDSVWVGDTLAKAPIDPLTLLGAFAARTERVTLGTAALLPALRDPLLSANTILSLDLLSQGRITLGVGAGFAGRSEPEFAFTRVPWERRRARLDDIVALWRHVWSGKSGPFHGEVLDYDTLPEYPEPHTPGGPPVWLAAFTPGALERAGRLYDGWLPYPPDVSDYADGLAKIREAAVRPVTPALFATVLIEDDPIRARERLEDYAQRNYGVPLDFVEKIQVQIAGSREEVAARLREYEDAGAEHVLIRIATQEPAEFDEQLPKVVEALPR
- a CDS encoding helix-turn-helix transcriptional regulator; translated protein: MVSGFGPALRGWRERRRLSQLELALRAGTTQRHVSFLEGGRSIPGRGLVLRVAESLELPLRERNGLLLAAGFAPGFPETALDDPRLLPVLDGMRRLLDGHRPYPAIVVDRYGVLVARNDALDLLFEDVAPELLEEPVNTLRLALHPKGMAPRVRNLADWARHILERLTQEIAHAPDERLTALLAELESYVPEPGPPGPDHLGFAVPMRLSTSAGELRLITAITTFATAADVTVSELKLETFLPADAETAAILTG
- a CDS encoding SDR family NAD(P)-dependent oxidoreductase, whose protein sequence is MGTQREVVITGGGTGIGYAVAAAFAALGERVTITGRREQVLGEAATLLGANPVPFDAADPDAVERALAELPERVDVLVNNAGGNTDFRNGPAGDLKAFAANWQANLDANVFSAVLVTRALRDRLADGARIVTIGSIAAHSGAGSYGAAKAALEAWNVDVAREFGPRGITANVVAPGLVGDTEFFNGKLSDERRAWLVDNTLTKRAGAPEDVAEVVAFLASPAARHVTGQVVHVNGGAYFGS
- a CDS encoding PQQ-dependent sugar dehydrogenase; translated protein: MRTTTVAAFASLFLLVTACSGASSETVQSAPPVTSKPSVTKLKVEQVTAGLEHGWDVGFLPDGKILVTQRPGKLALVEGGTKRDVTADFSDVHVRGEGGLMGMVISKDFATSREFITCQTHKEGDKAVDIRLVTWRLSEDGASASKVKDLLTGLPVNSSGRHSGCRPAFGADGALLVGTGDTARPQHPQDRKSLGGKVLRVDAKTGNPLPDNPFISSADPNEQRVFTYGHRNVQGVTVRPGTGQVFTAEHGPTIDDEVNLERAGSNYGWDPSKGGTETQYDEGVPMTDTQRFPDAVSPLWTTGEITEAICGAEFLTGSQWGALEGSLAVTALKGQKLLLFRLDEAGKVTEVTLPPEFDDKFGRLRAVRSAPDGALYVTTSEGEDDKLLRVTPGT
- a CDS encoding NUDIX hydrolase, whose protein sequence is MIDKIAWLHLVDGRVLCARSRGKSLFYLPGGKREPGETDTETLVREIREELAVEIAPASARPAGTFEAQADGHAQDVLVRTTAYTAEYTGTLTASSEIDEIAWLGHVDRDRVSTAGKIIFDHLRETGLLR